AAACAGAAGAGTCTTTTACAAGAAAAATTACAGCCGCAGCACACAGATGGCACCacaataagcaaaaataaaaaaaggaaactgaaaaagaaacagcaaattaaaaagaagaaagcagctGGCTTACTAACAAAAGCCTCTGGCATCAATTTCATGTACCAGCCTGAGGAGAGCAACAGTGAACAGGAAGACGTAAGGGACACTGATGGAGAAGATGTTAAAGACACCAACGAGGAAGACGGTGGCAGTGCTAATGAAAAGGCAGATGCTATCCTAAACTTCCTGAAGTCAACACAAGAAATTTACTTTTATGATGGTGTCTCCAAAGATTCCGATTCAACTGCCTTTGTGGAAACTACCGAAGAGCTATTTAAACATCTTGAATCTCACAGCATGTCTCCCTCAGATGTGTTCATTCTGGATCACATGAAAACACTGTTACTCTTGCAAGATATTGAAAGATTGAAAAGTGCTCTGGAAATGTTCCCAGAACATTGCATGATGCCTCCTGACCAGGCCAGAGTAATCTCAACTTTCTTTAATTACTGGATTACACATATTCTTCCTGAGAAAAACAGTGAATAGAATCAGTATGTCTACTTAAGAAGAGAtgaaacttaagaaaaaaatacagaagagaaatataaaatgggcTGAGAGTTAAAttccctattttttctttgtagccCAAAtcatgtgaactttgaaaacatttgtaccatattatttattcatgtgtttGTACATAGCAGGCAAGATGTCATCTGAGATGCTGAAGAATTGGAATAAAACTTGAAATTTTTCACTTATTTGCAATTGTATATGTCTTGAATTACTACACAaagtttgtttttctaatttctgtaaaatttgaaaataggCATTGTTTAAATTGAATAAACTGTATAGTTTAAGGttattatatgttttttaatgttttagatCACCTAGTATTTCAAAGTTTTAAGGctgctttataaaaattaaaacattctggtttaaaaaaaaaaaaaaaaaaaagaaatcctacaactcaatgacaatagtacaggcagcccaattataaaatgggcaaaagatatgaaaagacagttctctgaagaggaaatacaaatggccaagaaacatatgaaaaaatgttcagcttcactagctattagagagatgcaaattaagaccacaatgagataccatctaacaccggttagaatggctgccattaaacaaacaggaaactacaaatgctggagggaatgtggggaaattggaactcttattcattgttggtgggactgtataatggttcagccactctggaagtcagtctggcagttccttagaaaactagatatagagttacccttcgatccggccattgcacttctcggtatatacccggaagatcggaaagcagtgacacgaacagatatctgcacgccaatgttcatagcagcattattcacaattgccaagagatggaaacaacccaaatgtccttcaacagatgagtggataaataaaatgtggtatatacacacgatggaatactacacg
This genomic stretch from Choloepus didactylus isolate mChoDid1 chromosome 6, mChoDid1.pri, whole genome shotgun sequence harbors:
- the LOC119536440 gene encoding glutamate-rich protein 1-like; translation: MSNIRKQVFVEKVLKKLFPNVPNGQEKKAPVTLTSEKPPEKVTPKKAKSESIQPSTGGDTEMQSERRLYTVSLPPEGYIPCLPELNSCTESEKSSSDDDTEDLDLHEQPKRKRTRKHKSKKNFKNHSNVHAEQSELEKQKSLLQEKLQPQHTDGTTISKNKKRKLKKKQQIKKKKAAGLLTKASGINFMYQPEESNSEQEDVRDTDGEDVKDTNEEDGGSANEKADAILNFLKSTQEIYFYDGVSKDSDSTAFVETTEELFKHLESHSMSPSDVFILDHMKTLLLLQDIERLKSALEMFPEHCMMPPDQARVISTFFNYWITHILPEKNSE